One genomic region from Pyxicephalus adspersus chromosome 1, UCB_Pads_2.0, whole genome shotgun sequence encodes:
- the LOC140326684 gene encoding keratin, type II cytoskeletal cochleal-like, whose protein sequence is MSVSRQTTMKKTFSTASAVPVGANRNSFSSYSTVRSSSGGLGAGRVSSGGFGSRSLQNLGYGKRISHSSQSRYGYGSGFGAGSGAGFGVGAGAGFGVGSGFGAGQGFGVGQGFGVGQGIGGQAGFPVCPPGGIQEVTINQSLLAPLNLEIDPNIQRVRTEEREQIKTLNNKFASFIDKVRFLEQQNKVLETKWNLLQEQGVKTVKNNIEPLFEAYITSLRRQLDGLGNDKSRLDAELRQMQDCVEDFKTKYEDEINKRTAAENEFVVLKKDVDAAYMNKVELECKVDALTDDINFLRNLYEAELLQMQGHISDTQVVLTMDNNRVLDLDGIIAEVKAQYEDIANRSRQEAESWYQTKYEELQISAGRHTDDLRNTKTEISELNRMINRLRSEIENVKKQCAKLQAAIAEAEERGELAIKDAKQKLAELEDALQKAKQDMARQLKDYQELMNVKLALDIEIATYRKLLEGEECRMLGEGVGPVNISVVSSSYGGSSGYGMGGGSGLSVGGGSGMGIGGGSGYGVGSGYGVGGGYGVGGGSSSYGGVGIGGGSFSGSSGKLANYGSGSGSSSNVKIISKTSTSSRRL, encoded by the exons ATGTCTGTATCTCGCcaaacaacaatgaaaaaaacctTCAGTACTGCTTCTGCTGTGCCAGTTGGGGCAAACCGAAACAGCTTCAGCTCATACTCAACTGTTCGCTCCAGCAGTGGAGGTTTAGGTGCTGGTCGGGTCAGCTCTGGTGGCTTTGGCAGCAGAAGTCTCCAAAACCTAGGATACGGCAAAAGAATTTCACACAGTTCCCAGTCCCGTTATGGATATGGCTCTGGGTTTGGAGCTGGTAGCGGAGCAGGCTTTGGAGTTGGTGCAGGAGCTGGCTTTGGAGTGGGCTCTGGATTTGGTGCTGGTCAAGGGTTTGGTGTTGGTCAAGGGTTCGGTGTTGGTCAGGGTATTGGTGGACAAGCTGGATTTCCAGTGTGCCCACCTGGGGGGATACAAGAGGTCACAATTAATCAGAGCCTCCTAGCTCCCCTGAATCTGGAAATTGATCCAAATATTCAGAGAGTTCGCACAGAAGAGAGAGAGCAGATTAAGACCCTCAACAATAAGTTTGCATCTTTCATTGATAAG GTGCGTTTCTTAGAGCAACAGAATAAAGTATTGGAGACCAAATGGAATCTCTTGCAAGAGCAGGGTGTAAAAACAGTCAAAAACAACATTGAGCCTCTTTTTGAAGCCTACATTACTTCACTCCGCAGACAGTTAGACGGCCTAGGCAATGATAAATCTCGTTTGGATGCAGAGCTCAGACAAATGCAGGATTGCGTTGAGGATTTCAAGACCAA aTATGAAGATGAAATTAACAAGAGAACGGCAGCTGAGAATGAATTTGTGGTGCTTAAAAAG GATGTGGATGCTGCCTACATGAACAAGGTTGAACTAGAATGCAAGGTGGATGCCCTGACTGATGACATCAACTTCCTGAGGAACCTGTATGAAGCG GAACTTCTCCAAATGCAAGGACACATCTCAGATACCCAGGTCGTTTTGACCATGGACAACAACAGAGTTTTGGATCTGGATGGCATCATTGCAGAAGTCAAAGCTCAGTATGAAGACATTGCCAACAGAAGCCGCCAAGAAGCAGAATCCTGGTATCAAACTAAA tatGAGGAGCTCCAGATATCTGCTGGCAGACACACTGATGATCTGAGAaacacaaaaactgaaatatctgaacTGAACCGTATGATTAACAGACTGCGCTCTGAGATTGAAAACGTGAAGAAACAG TGTGCCAAGCTGCAGGCTGCAATTGCTGAGGCAGAGGAACGTGGAGAGCTGGCAATTAAGGATGCCAAGCAGAAACTTGCAGAATTGGAGGACGCTCTGCAGAAGGCCAAGCAGGACATGGCTCGCCAACTAAAGGACTATCAGGAACTAATGAATGTCAAACTTGCCCTTGATATTGAAATTGCCACCTACAGAAAACTGCTGGAAGGAGAGGAgtgcag GATGTTAGGGGAAGGCGTAGGACCTGTGAACATAT CTGTTGTAAGCTCATCCTATGGAGGCAGCAGTGGATACGGTATGGGTGGTGGAAGTGGACTCAGTGTCGGCGGTGGAAGTGGAATGGGTATCGGAGGTGGAAGTGGATACGGTGTCGGAAGTGGATACGGTGTAGGAGGTGGATACGGTGTCGGAGGAGGAAGCAGCAGCTATGGTGGTGTAGGCATCGGTGGAGGAAGCTTCAGTGGAAGCAGTGGAAAACTGGCTAACTATGGCTCTGGAAGTGGCAGCAGCTCAAATGTTAAAATTATCTCAAAGACCTCCACAAGTTCCCGAAGgctttaa
- the LOC140326691 gene encoding keratin, type II cytoskeletal cochleal-like gives MSQYKQFGGGVQRKGFSSFSVSRSSGGFDGFGAGGAGGAGGAGRAGGSVRSSSGGFGSRSLFNVGGGKTISISTAGAQGGLFGYNVGVGGGFGGGAAGGQGFGAGGVQAGIQEVTINQSLLAPLNLEIDPNIQKVRVQEREQIKTLNNKFASFIDKVRFLEQQNKVLETKWNLLQEQGGQFKGGSQGRGNIEAIFDAYINSLKRQFDALQNDKYRLDGELRNMQDLVDDFKNKYEDEINKRTSAENEFVILKKDVDAAYMNKVELEAKVDALTDEINFLRTLYEQEMAQLQAQITDTSVILSMDNNRALDLDSIIAEVKAQYEDIAKKSRAEAESVYQVKVKELQASAGAQGDVLRNTKNEISELNRKVQRLRAEIENVKKQNAKLQTAIAEAEDRGELVLKDAQAKLAELEAALQKAKQEMARQLREYQELMNVKLALDVEIATYRKLLEGEETRLTTDNNVSISVVTGKTSLAAGGGGAGGSFGSGFGAGGYGGSSGGFGFSSASSSGYGISSGGGGGGSGVRFVSSQSSYRS, from the exons ATGAGTCAATATAAGCAGTTTGGTGGAGGAGTCCAGAGGAAGGGTTTCAGCTCATTCTCTGTGTCCAGAAGTAGTGGAGGCTTTGATGGTTTTGGTGCTGGAGGTGCTGGAGGTGCCGGAGGTGCTGGAAGAGCTGGAGGATCTGTTAGATCCAGTTCAGGAGGCTTTGGTAGCAGAAGTCTCTTTAATGTGGGAGGTGGAAAGACCATCTCCATCAGTACCGCAGGTGCTCAAGGTGGTTTGTTTGGCTATAATGTAGGAGTTGGTGGTGGCTTCGGTGGTGGAGCAGCTGGAGGTCAAGGGTTTGGTGCTGGGGGAGTCCAAGCTGGTATTCAAGAGGTTACAATTAACCAAAGTCTTCTGGCACCACTGAACTTGGAGATCGACCCTAATATACAGAAAGTTCGAGTCCAAGAAAGGGAACAAATTAAAACTTTGAACAATAAATTTGCCTCCTTCATTGATAAG GTacggttccttgagcaacaaaACAAAGTACTTGAAACAAAATGGAACCTTCTGCAAGAACAAGGAGGTCAATTTAAGGGTGGATCCCAAGGCAGGGGCAATATCGAAGCTATATTTGATGCATACATCAACAGCCTTAAGAGACAGTTTGATGCTCTTCAAAATGATAAATATAGACTGGATGGGGAACTTAGAAACATGCAAGACTTAGTGGATGATTTCAAGAACAA ATATGAAGATGAAATTAACAAGAGGACATCAGCAGAGAATGAATTTGTGATACTTAAGAAG GATGTAGATGCTGCCTACATGAACAAGGTGGAACTTGAAGCTAAGGTTGATGCTTTAACTGATGAGATCAATTTCCTCAGGACCCTCTATGAACAA gaAATGGCTCAGCTCCAGGCTCAAATCACCGACACTTCAGTCATCCTCTCCATGGACAACAACAGAGCTTTGGATTTGGACAGTATCATCGCTGAGGTGAAGGCTCAGTATGAGGACATTGCCAAGAAAAGCAGAGCAGAAGCTGAGTCTGTCTACCAAGTCAAG gtCAAGGAGCTGCAAGCATCTGCTGGTGCACAAGGTGATGTTCTTCGCAATACCAAGAATGAGATCTCTGAGCTTAACCGCAAAGTCCAGAGGCTTCGTGCTGAgattgaaaatgtgaaaaagcag AATGCCAAACTTCAGACAGCCATTGCTGAGGCAGAGGACCGTGGAGAGCTTGTCCTGAAGGACGCTCAAGCAAAATTGGCTGAGCTTGAAGCAGCTCTTCAGAAGGCAAAACAAGAGATGGCTCGCCAACTAAGAGAATACCAGGAACTGATGAATGTCAAACTGGCTTTGGATGTTGAAATTGCCACCTACAGGAAACTTCTGGAAGGAGAAGAGACCAG GTTGACCACAGACAACAACGTGAGCATTT CTGTGGTCACTGGAAAGACCTCCCTGGCAGCTGGTGGCGGTGGAGCTGGAGGAAGCTTTGGTAGCGGCTTTGGTGCAGGTGGTTATGGCGGCTCTTCCGGAGGCTTTGGATTCAGCTCTGCCAGCTCTTCAGGATATGGCATCTCATctggcggtggtggtggtggcagcggCGTAAGATTTGTGTCCAGCCAGTCAAGCTACAGAAGTTAA